One window of the Bacilli bacterium genome contains the following:
- a CDS encoding YaaR family protein produces the protein MKIDPRWRPIGNGLRRHDTISGQPVRQKTFSDMMADQDERNREDRLRGLLKDIAEQGERLGKTMTVRELRIYKQLVKQYLEETVRRGVGLKETKGWDRRGRGKRYKLIEEIDRKLLEMAEDLLQSEQGRITILDHVGEIRGLLINLLF, from the coding sequence GGTGGCGCCCGATCGGCAATGGGTTGCGACGTCACGACACGATAAGCGGTCAGCCGGTGCGGCAGAAAACTTTTTCGGATATGATGGCCGATCAGGATGAGCGGAACAGAGAAGATCGTTTGCGCGGGCTGCTGAAGGATATTGCCGAGCAGGGAGAACGGCTTGGCAAAACGATGACCGTGCGCGAATTGCGCATCTATAAACAACTCGTCAAGCAATACCTGGAAGAGACCGTCAGGCGTGGCGTTGGCCTTAAGGAAACGAAAGGCTGGGACCGCAGAGGCAGAGGCAAGCGGTATAAGCTGATCGAAGAAATTGACCGCAAATTGCTTGAAATGGCGGAAGATCTTTTGCAAAGCGAGCAAGGAAGAATCACGATTTTGGATCATGTCGGGGAGATTCGCGGTTTGCTGATCAATCTGCTTTTCTAA
- the holB gene encoding DNA polymerase III subunit delta', whose protein sequence is MNAFHTDENRAVEMLQSGFAAGKLSHAYIFHGPKGTGKRKAAMRFAQMLFCTADGPKPCENCAACRKFAHGNHPDLHVVAPDGGSIKIEQIRDLQRRFFYRSEEAQVKVYVIEQAELMTVQAANALLKFLEEPSAQIKAILLTENGHALLPTIRSRAQWVSFHAANPADMEAALMSEGHAPALVRAAVMIAAGQDEARELLQTNWFAELLNVMIQLCQESADNPQGALVTLQQRLIKANLAEHIDTLLDLMLLWYKDLVHLGCGRKRAPVFAAHKDWLEKQARQSDVSRWIICLEAIVETSKRLRYHVNPQLALEQLVIVLGRR, encoded by the coding sequence ATGAACGCATTCCATACGGACGAAAATCGCGCGGTTGAAATGCTGCAAAGCGGGTTCGCCGCGGGCAAATTATCGCATGCCTATATTTTTCACGGGCCGAAAGGCACGGGCAAACGGAAGGCCGCCATGCGGTTTGCCCAAATGCTGTTTTGCACGGCCGACGGCCCAAAGCCGTGCGAAAATTGCGCCGCGTGCCGCAAGTTCGCGCACGGCAACCATCCCGATCTGCACGTGGTGGCGCCGGACGGCGGTTCCATCAAAATCGAGCAGATCAGGGATTTGCAGCGAAGGTTTTTTTACCGGAGTGAAGAAGCGCAGGTGAAAGTTTATGTGATTGAGCAGGCCGAGCTAATGACCGTCCAGGCGGCTAACGCGCTGCTTAAATTTTTGGAAGAACCGTCTGCGCAAATCAAAGCGATTTTGCTTACGGAAAACGGACATGCGCTGTTGCCAACCATTCGCTCGCGGGCGCAGTGGGTATCGTTTCACGCGGCGAATCCGGCGGATATGGAAGCGGCGCTGATGTCCGAAGGGCACGCTCCGGCGCTCGTCCGGGCGGCGGTGATGATCGCTGCCGGGCAAGATGAAGCAAGAGAGCTGCTGCAAACAAATTGGTTTGCGGAACTGTTGAACGTAATGATACAATTATGCCAAGAATCCGCCGATAATCCGCAGGGTGCGCTTGTCACCTTGCAGCAAAGGCTTATAAAAGCCAATCTGGCGGAACACATCGATACGCTGCTGGACCTTATGCTGCTTTGGTACAAGGATTTGGTTCATCTGGGCTGCGGACGCAAGCGCGCGCCGGTGTTTGCGGCGCACAAGGACTGGTTGGAGAAACAGGCGAGACAAAGCGATGTTTCGCGTTGGATCATATGCTTGGAGGCTATCGTCGAGACGAGCAAGCGGCTTCGCTACCACGTAAACCCGCAATTGGCGTTGGAGCAGCTTGTGATTGTATTGGGAAGGAGGTAG